A single genomic interval of Astyanax mexicanus isolate ESR-SI-001 chromosome 4, AstMex3_surface, whole genome shotgun sequence harbors:
- the tagln gene encoding transgelin isoform X1 — MAAQGTPSMANKGPSYGLSRQVQDKIDRKYDPELEARLVEWIVAQCGSGVAKPAEGKQGFQDWLKDGCVLSELINSLHDSDKPVKKIQSSPMAFKQMEQVSQFLNAAEAYGVTKTDMFQTVDLWEGKDLAAVQRTLMALGSIAVTKDDGHFRGNPDWFFKKAQENRRDFSDDQLKSGKHVIGLQMGSNKGASQAGMTGYGRPRQIMNN; from the exons ATGGCAGCACAG GGAACTCCAAGCATGGCCAACAAAGGTCCATCCTATGGGCTGAGTCGCCAGGTACAGGACAAGATCGACAGGAAGTATGACCCTGAGCTGGAAGCACGTCTGGTGGAGTGGATTGTGGCCCAGTGTGGCTCGGGAGTGGCCAAACCTGCGGAAGGCAAGCAGGGCTTCCAGGACTGGCTGAAGGATGGATGT GTCTTGAGTGAGCTCATCAACAGTCTGCATGACAGCGACAAGCCTGTAAAGAAGATCCAGAGCTCACCGATGGCCTTCAAACAGATGGAGCAGGTGTCTCAGTTCCTCAATGCTGCAGAGGCGTATGGGGTGACCAAAACTGACATGTTTCAGACTGTCGACCTCTGGGAGG GTAAGGACTTGGCTGCAGTGCAGAGAACCCTGATGGCCCTCGGCAGCATTGCGGTCACAAAGGATGATGGACATTTCCGTGGTAACCCCGACTGGTTCTTCAA GAAAGCACAGGAGAACCGACGGGACTTCTCCGACGACCAGCTGAAATCAGGAAAGCATGTTATCGGCCTTCAGATGGGCTCCAACAAAGGGGCATCCCAAGCTGGCATGACAGGCTATGGTAGACCCAGACAGATCATGAACAACTGA
- the tagln gene encoding transgelin isoform X2 yields MANKGPSYGLSRQVQDKIDRKYDPELEARLVEWIVAQCGSGVAKPAEGKQGFQDWLKDGCVLSELINSLHDSDKPVKKIQSSPMAFKQMEQVSQFLNAAEAYGVTKTDMFQTVDLWEGKDLAAVQRTLMALGSIAVTKDDGHFRGNPDWFFKKAQENRRDFSDDQLKSGKHVIGLQMGSNKGASQAGMTGYGRPRQIMNN; encoded by the exons ATGGCCAACAAAGGTCCATCCTATGGGCTGAGTCGCCAGGTACAGGACAAGATCGACAGGAAGTATGACCCTGAGCTGGAAGCACGTCTGGTGGAGTGGATTGTGGCCCAGTGTGGCTCGGGAGTGGCCAAACCTGCGGAAGGCAAGCAGGGCTTCCAGGACTGGCTGAAGGATGGATGT GTCTTGAGTGAGCTCATCAACAGTCTGCATGACAGCGACAAGCCTGTAAAGAAGATCCAGAGCTCACCGATGGCCTTCAAACAGATGGAGCAGGTGTCTCAGTTCCTCAATGCTGCAGAGGCGTATGGGGTGACCAAAACTGACATGTTTCAGACTGTCGACCTCTGGGAGG GTAAGGACTTGGCTGCAGTGCAGAGAACCCTGATGGCCCTCGGCAGCATTGCGGTCACAAAGGATGATGGACATTTCCGTGGTAACCCCGACTGGTTCTTCAA GAAAGCACAGGAGAACCGACGGGACTTCTCCGACGACCAGCTGAAATCAGGAAAGCATGTTATCGGCCTTCAGATGGGCTCCAACAAAGGGGCATCCCAAGCTGGCATGACAGGCTATGGTAGACCCAGACAGATCATGAACAACTGA